A window of Candidatus Nitrospira allomarina genomic DNA:
TGTTGTATAGGTCCACGCACCCGGGAAGAGGCTGCTCGTTGGGGGATTGCCTCGGATCTGGTTCCCCAAGATTTTCAGGCAGAGGGGATTTTGCAGGCCATAGGCGGGTTAGGGGTCGCCAGTCAACGGATTTTGATTCCTCGAGCCAAAGTGGCACGCGAGATTCTTCCTGAGCAGTTGAAAGCCATGGGTGCCACCGTTCATGTGGTGCATGCCTATCAAGCTCTTCCTCCTATCGTCGATATGGGCCCTCTTCGTGATCGCCTTCGCAACAGGGAAATTCAGTATGTGACCTTTACCAGTTCTTCAACCGTGAAGAATTTTTGCCAGTTGTTTGAGAATCGTCAGGAATTGCAAGAATTAACACGGCATTTGATTGTGGCCGTCATTGGCCCGATCACCGCTCAAACCGTTCAGGAAGAAGGGCTGTCGGTGGATGTTATGGCGTTGGAAAATACAGTTCCGGCGTTGGTCGATGCCATGATCATTCACGCCCAGCAAAATCCAAAGGATACGCGATTGGTATCGTCTTCATAAATATTCTATGGTGGAGGGAGTTCTGAACACCACGTTTTGTTAACCGATTGATGGGAGGAGTAGCGTCATGGTTCCTGTAAAATCTTGTATGGTCCCGGTAGACAAAATTGTCAAAGTTGACCGGGATATTTTAGTCAAGACCGCTGCAGAAATGATGCGGGATAATGGAATCGGAAGTGTGATTGTGACCAGTGGAGAAGAAATTATCGGCATTTTAACTGATACGGATCTGGTTCGACGTGTGGTCGCCGCGGGTGCAGACCCGATGCGGACGACGGTCGAAAAAATTATGTCCGCTCCGATTGTCAGTATCGAGGCCGATCGAACCTTGTTGGATGCAAATGATTTAATGGCTAAAGAACATATTCGGCATCTGGGAGTGACCCAGGCTGGAGCCATGGTGGGGATGATCTCTGTTCGGGATCTGGTTGTCTTTTTAACCAATCTTCCTCGAAAGTAAGGACGAGTATGGGGTTTCCCGTTCATCGATTACGTCGTTTGCGGCAACATGAATCACTTCGCCGAATGGTCAGGGAGACGCAGCTGAATCCGGCTGATTTCATCTATCCCTTGTTTGTAACCGTTGGGGAGAATAAGCAAGAGCCGATCGCCTCGATGCCTGGTCAATGGCGGTGGTCTGTGGATCGAGTCGTTAAGGAAGCCAAAGATGCCTGGGAATTAGGGGTTCCGGCCGTCATCTTATTTGGGATTCCTGAACACAAAGACGAGCGTGGATCCTCGGCCTATGAGAAGGATGGGGTTGTTCAGCGTGCAGTTCGGGCGCTTAAAGACCATTTGCCCGATTTGATGGTGATCACCGATGTGTGTATTGATGAATATACTTCGCATGGTCATTGCGGAATTGTTCGAGACGGCCGGATTCTCAATGATGAAACGCTCGAGTGCCTTCAGGCAATGGCGCTAAGTCATGCAGAAGCAGGCGTCGATATGGTTGCTCCTTCCGATATGATGGATGGCCGGGTTGCCGCGATTCGACAGGCATTGGACCAACAGGGATTTTCTGACATGCCCATCATGGCCTATTCTGCCAAGTATGCTTCGGCGTTGTATGCCCCGTTTCGTGATGCGGCCTTTTCGAGCCCATCTTTTGGGGACCGACGGTCCTACCAAATGGATGCAGCCAATGCGAGGGAAGCCTTGCGTGAAGTGGAACTGGACATTCAGGAGGGGGCCGATATCGTGATGGTGAAGCCAGCCTTGTTTTATTTGGATATTCTGCGACGAGTGCGCGAACTTGTGGCCGTTCCCGTGGCGGCGTATCAAGTAAGTGGGGAATACAGCATGATCAAGGCTGGTGCGCAGTTAGGCTGGGTCAATGAAGCTTCGGTGATGATGGAAAGCTTACTCGCAATTAAACGCGCAGGGGCGGATCTGATTCTTACGTATTTTGCCAAAGAGGCTGCCTATCTCCTCACCCGTGACGGTGTATGAAAATTTCTCAAGGATTACCGACGGTTCGTCCCGCTTCTTGTCCTGTTCTCACTATTGGTAATTTTGATGGACAGCATTTGGGACACCGTGCTCTTGTACAGGCGGTTGTGGATTGCGCCAGGCAGGTCAATGGATATCCTATGGTATTGTCCTTTGCTCCGCATCCTGTCGAGGTGTTGCGTCCCGGATCTGTCCATAAATTTTTATCTGATGACCATGAAAAGATAGCGTTCTTTCAACGGCTAGGCGTCGGGGAACTGGTGATTCTCCCTTTCACCATGGAGTTAGCCAGTCTGAGACCGGATGAGTTTGTTCGCCAGGTTCTGCATGATGGGCTTGGGATCCGAAAGCTGTTTGTTGGAGAAAATTTTGTCTTCGGTAAGGGACGAAGTGGAGGAGTGAAGGATTTGATTGAATTGGGGGCACGAGCAGATTTTTCGGTTGAGCCGATAGCGCCCGTAATTGTGGGACAGAAGGTGGTGAGTTCGACCCGCATTCGCCAATGCCTGACAGTTGGAGACGTGTGGGAAGGTGCCCAATGTTTGGGGCGCCCCTATATGTTAGAGGGGATTGTGATTTCCGGTGAGAAGCGAGGGAAACAGTTTGGATGGCCGACCGCCAATCTTCGACTCCCCGGGCATCGTGTTCTTCCTGCGGATGGTGTGTATGCCACCCTGACAGTGTTGAAAGGGGAATGTCTGGACTCTATTGCCTATATCGGCACGCGGCCGACGTTTTCTGAAGAGGAACGTTTATTGGAAGTGCATATGTTTGATAAGACTCTTCAGCTATATGGGGAAGATATTTCAGTGTATTTTATTGAAAGAGTGCGAGGGGATATGGTGTTTGCCAATTCCCAGGATCTCGTGAGTCAAATGGACCAGGATGGCCGGCGAGCTAGGGAGATCTTGCGGAACTATTCAGGAGACCCCCGAATTCCTGCGGTCGTTCAGGGGGAAAGTGTATAGATGAATCGTCCAGGTCCCGTTGTTGGAATGGAACGAAAAGTTGACCAGGCCATTCGGGCTAAGGGGTTATTGGCGTCGGGAGATCGGCTCGTGGCTGCGGTTTCAGGCGGTCCTGATTCTGTGGCCCTTTTTAGGTGTTTGGTGGAGTTGCGCACCCGGTGGCATTGGGACATCTGTATTGGACATGTGGACCATGGATTTCGCGGAGCTGAAAGTGAAGGGGATGCGAAGTTTGTGCAGGATTTAGGGGAGAGATTTGGAGTGCCCGTTATGATCTGCCGGCTCCATCTGAATAAAGATGACGCAAAATTGAAGAAGGAATCACTCCAGGAATATGCCAGAAGAGCGCGGTACGGGGCATTGGAGCAAATGGTCCTTGACCGAAATGCGACAAAGTTAGTGCTTGGTCATACGGCGGACGATCAAGCCGAGACGGTTCTGATGTGGATGCTACGTGGGTGTGGAACCGGTGGATTAGGCGGCATCCCTCCCAAGCGAGGAATGTATGTCGTTCGTCCCTTGCTTGATATCCATCGAAGTGAGATTGTGGCGTATCTGAGGGAGAGGGAGGAGGAATCCAGATTGGATACCTCCAATGTTCAACCCGTGTACCTCCGGAATCGCATTCGTCAGCACCTGATTCCTCAAATGAAACAGTTCTCGCCAGGGATTGTGAATGTATTGACCCGGCAGGCACATATACTTCGGGATGATCACGCCTACCTGGAGACATTAGCGGATGAAGCCTTCCAGCGTACGTGTGTGTCAGACGCCATGGGAGAACGGCAATTTGATCGTATGGCGCTTTTAAACGTACCGTTACCTATTCGTCGGAGGGTGGTCCGCCAGAGTCTCCAGATCATTGCCGGACACCAGCAGAGTCCGAGATTCGACTTTGTTGAACGGGTATTAGATCGGTTAGAGCATGGGCAGTCGGGATGGACGATTGAATATAACGGCGTGCGGGTTGGACAGGAATATGATCGTTTGGTGATTTGCTCCTGCGAGAAAATGCATCAACCTGGACAGGATTATTCGAGGGTGAGCGTGATGCCTTTATCCATACCTGGTGAGGTGGTTTGGCTCCCCACGGGGCACCGTTTTTCGGTTTCAAGAAAAATATCTCCAGAAATGAATGGCCATGCGAACCATTCAGAGATTTATCTTGATCCGGCGAGATTTACTCCTGAATTAATGTTACGAAGTTGGATGCCTGGAGATATTTTTTGTCCCAAGGGACTTGGTGGCCGACAAAAAAAAATCCAGGATTTTTTTTCGGATCTTAAATTGCCCCGTTCCCAGCGGAACAAGGTGCCTTTATTGGTGGCGCCTGAGGGAATTGTCTGGGTTGCTGGATTACGAGCAGATGAACGTTTCCAGGTCTCATCATCTACGACCTCGGTCGTTATGGCCAGGATGATCATGTAATATGGAAGTCTCTATGGATCAAATCTTTGGAAAACCACTGGTTACGCAAGAAGCCATGAGGGCGCGCATTAAGGACCTGGGAAAGCAAATTTCTCAGGATTATCAAGACAAGGATCTCTTGGTTGTCGGTGTGCTCAAAGGGGCCTATGTGTTTTTTGCTGATCTGGTTCGAGTCATCCGATTGCCTATTCAGATTGATTTTCTGATTGCCAAAAGTCACAAAACCATCGGTAGTTCCGCCAAAAAGGTGAAAGTGTGGTCAGAGTTGACAGAAAAGATCAATAATCGCCATGTGTTGCTGGTAGAAGATATTGTGGACTCTGGAATAACTGCTCAGTTTTTAGTCAAAACGTTGATGAAGAAGAAACCAGCCTCTGTGGCTGTCTGCGCGTTGATTAGCAAGCCTGCCAATCGCAAAGTGGAGGTTGATTTGCGATATGTGGGGTTTGAAGTGCCTTCGACCTATGTTGTGGGATATGGGCTGGATTTTAAGCAAAAATATCGAAATCTTCCCTACCTGGCTAAACTCGACCCAAAGTTGGTTCGAGAAGACTCCCAGTCTTGATGCGGTTGTCAGTTCTAAAAAGTGCGTGATAGAATCAATTGGTTAAGCTAATGGCTGGACGGTATGGCTCTTTATGACATTTGAATTGCTAAGGGGGTTACCCTCGGTATGAATTCTCGGGTGAAAAACTTACTGTTTTGGGTGTTTGTGTGTTTGTTCATGATTTTGTTGTTCAATCTCTTTACGGTGCCCAATCAGCATCCAGAAGATCCCGTCATCTTTAGCGATTTCATGGCACACTTGGAAAAAGGGGATGTTGAACGAGTTATCATCAAGAACAATAATATCAGTGCGATTTTGAAAGATGGTACCCGGATCCAAACCTATTCGGTTGAGTATCCAGACCTGGTTAAGGTATTGCAGGAAAAATCCGTACAAATTGAAGCCAAACCACCTGAAGATAATCCCTGGTACATCACCTTCCTGCTCTCCTGGGGACCATTTGTACTCTTTTTGGGATTGTGGTTTTTCCTGATGCGTCAAATGCAGATGGGCGGCAACCGGGCTCTGTCATTTGGGAAAAGCCGTGCCCGCCTCCTAACCGAGGAGAAGAAAAAAATCACGTTTGCGGATGTCGCGGGGGTGGATGAGGCAAAAGAGGAAGTGGTGGAAATCATAGATTTTCTGAAGGACCCTGCAAAATTCCAAAAATTAGGTGGGCGTATTCCTAAAGGAGTCTTGATTGTTGGGCCTCCAGGTACGGGGAAAACCTTGTTAGCCAAAGCGATTGCTGGCGAAGCTGGTGTGCCGTTTTTCAGCATTAGTGGATCGGATTTTGTAGAAATGTTTGTCGGAGTTGGGGCTTCACGGGTTCGAGATCTCTTTGAGCAGGGGAAAAAGCATGCGCCTTGTATCATTTTTATTGATGAAATTGATGCGGTAGGCCGATTGCGTGGCGCCGGTCTTGGGGGAGGGCATGATGAACGGGAGCAAACCCTAAATCAATTATTAGTTGAAATGGATGGGTTTGATACCACGGAAGGCGTGATCCTGATTGCGGCGACCAATAGACCTGATGTGCTGGATCCTGCCTTGTTACGACCAGGCCGGTTTGATCGGCAAGTTGTCGTGAATCGTCCTGATGTTCGTGGGAGAGGGGAAATTCTCAAGGTTCATACTAAAAAAGTCCCTGTCTCGTCAGATGTGGATTTGGAGCAAATTGCCAGAGGGACTCCGGGTTTTTCCGGGGCTGATTTGGAAAACCTGGTTAACGAAGCCGCCTTGTGGGCTGCTCGCCTCGATAAAAAAACTGTTGACCAAATAGATTTTGAAAACGCCAAAGATAAGGTTTTAATGGGTGTCGAACGTAAGAGCATGGTTCTGACTGAGGAAGAAAAGCGCACGACGGCGTTTCATGAGGCGGGCCACGCTTTGATGGCGAAACTCTTACCAGGAACGGATCCTGTTCATAAAGTCACCATTATTCCTCGGGGGCGGGCTTTGGGCATGACGATGCAACTGCCCATCGATGACCGACATAGTTACTCGAAGGACTTTTTGTACAATACACTCTCCATTCTGTTTGGGGGGCGCGTGGCAGAAGAATTAATATTTAAAAGCGTGACCACTGGGGCTGGGAACGATATTGAGCGGGCCACGGATTTGGCGAGAAAAATGGTTTGCGAATGGGGTATGAGTGAAAAATTAGGTCCATTGACATTTGGAAAAAAAGACGAAGAAGTTTTCCTGGGACGTGATTTTGGTTCTCGTCGAGATTTTAGTGATCAAGTGGCTTTAGAAATTGACAAGGAAGTCAAACGGCTTGTAGTTGAATCTTATGAACGAACGACCAGGATGCTAACCGAACACATTCATACACTACGGGCCATCGCTGAAGCATTGTTGGAAAAAGAGGTGTTAGACGGCATCGAAATTGAAAAAATTGTTCAACAGTCATCTTC
This region includes:
- the tilS gene encoding tRNA lysidine(34) synthetase TilS, with protein sequence MNRPGPVVGMERKVDQAIRAKGLLASGDRLVAAVSGGPDSVALFRCLVELRTRWHWDICIGHVDHGFRGAESEGDAKFVQDLGERFGVPVMICRLHLNKDDAKLKKESLQEYARRARYGALEQMVLDRNATKLVLGHTADDQAETVLMWMLRGCGTGGLGGIPPKRGMYVVRPLLDIHRSEIVAYLREREEESRLDTSNVQPVYLRNRIRQHLIPQMKQFSPGIVNVLTRQAHILRDDHAYLETLADEAFQRTCVSDAMGERQFDRMALLNVPLPIRRRVVRQSLQIIAGHQQSPRFDFVERVLDRLEHGQSGWTIEYNGVRVGQEYDRLVICSCEKMHQPGQDYSRVSVMPLSIPGEVVWLPTGHRFSVSRKISPEMNGHANHSEIYLDPARFTPELMLRSWMPGDIFCPKGLGGRQKKIQDFFSDLKLPRSQRNKVPLLVAPEGIVWVAGLRADERFQVSSSTTSVVMARMIM
- a CDS encoding bifunctional riboflavin kinase/FAD synthetase, with amino-acid sequence MKISQGLPTVRPASCPVLTIGNFDGQHLGHRALVQAVVDCARQVNGYPMVLSFAPHPVEVLRPGSVHKFLSDDHEKIAFFQRLGVGELVILPFTMELASLRPDEFVRQVLHDGLGIRKLFVGENFVFGKGRSGGVKDLIELGARADFSVEPIAPVIVGQKVVSSTRIRQCLTVGDVWEGAQCLGRPYMLEGIVISGEKRGKQFGWPTANLRLPGHRVLPADGVYATLTVLKGECLDSIAYIGTRPTFSEEERLLEVHMFDKTLQLYGEDISVYFIERVRGDMVFANSQDLVSQMDQDGRRAREILRNYSGDPRIPAVVQGESV
- the hpt gene encoding hypoxanthine phosphoribosyltransferase — translated: MDQIFGKPLVTQEAMRARIKDLGKQISQDYQDKDLLVVGVLKGAYVFFADLVRVIRLPIQIDFLIAKSHKTIGSSAKKVKVWSELTEKINNRHVLLVEDIVDSGITAQFLVKTLMKKKPASVAVCALISKPANRKVEVDLRYVGFEVPSTYVVGYGLDFKQKYRNLPYLAKLDPKLVREDSQS
- the hemB gene encoding porphobilinogen synthase, whose protein sequence is MGFPVHRLRRLRQHESLRRMVRETQLNPADFIYPLFVTVGENKQEPIASMPGQWRWSVDRVVKEAKDAWELGVPAVILFGIPEHKDERGSSAYEKDGVVQRAVRALKDHLPDLMVITDVCIDEYTSHGHCGIVRDGRILNDETLECLQAMALSHAEAGVDMVAPSDMMDGRVAAIRQALDQQGFSDMPIMAYSAKYASALYAPFRDAAFSSPSFGDRRSYQMDAANAREALREVELDIQEGADIVMVKPALFYLDILRRVRELVAVPVAAYQVSGEYSMIKAGAQLGWVNEASVMMESLLAIKRAGADLILTYFAKEAAYLLTRDGV
- a CDS encoding CBS domain-containing protein — protein: MVPVKSCMVPVDKIVKVDRDILVKTAAEMMRDNGIGSVIVTSGEEIIGILTDTDLVRRVVAAGADPMRTTVEKIMSAPIVSIEADRTLLDANDLMAKEHIRHLGVTQAGAMVGMISVRDLVVFLTNLPRK
- the ftsH gene encoding ATP-dependent zinc metalloprotease FtsH, translated to MNSRVKNLLFWVFVCLFMILLFNLFTVPNQHPEDPVIFSDFMAHLEKGDVERVIIKNNNISAILKDGTRIQTYSVEYPDLVKVLQEKSVQIEAKPPEDNPWYITFLLSWGPFVLFLGLWFFLMRQMQMGGNRALSFGKSRARLLTEEKKKITFADVAGVDEAKEEVVEIIDFLKDPAKFQKLGGRIPKGVLIVGPPGTGKTLLAKAIAGEAGVPFFSISGSDFVEMFVGVGASRVRDLFEQGKKHAPCIIFIDEIDAVGRLRGAGLGGGHDEREQTLNQLLVEMDGFDTTEGVILIAATNRPDVLDPALLRPGRFDRQVVVNRPDVRGRGEILKVHTKKVPVSSDVDLEQIARGTPGFSGADLENLVNEAALWAARLDKKTVDQIDFENAKDKVLMGVERKSMVLTEEEKRTTAFHEAGHALMAKLLPGTDPVHKVTIIPRGRALGMTMQLPIDDRHSYSKDFLYNTLSILFGGRVAEELIFKSVTTGAGNDIERATDLARKMVCEWGMSEKLGPLTFGKKDEEVFLGRDFGSRRDFSDQVALEIDKEVKRLVVESYERTTRMLTEHIHTLRAIAEALLEKEVLDGIEIEKIVQQSSSLEQAAAV